The genome window AAGGTCATGCTCACCCATGGCGAACATCCCTGTATACAACAAGTATATGCTGTACTTCCTGAAGGGTTACACTTGCATTTCCTATCACTCATATTCCACGCTGATCGACACCGGACGAAGAAAGACAGGCCAGGTCATTCATTCACGCCTAAGCTTGAACACATGTTCCGCACAACCTTACGCTTTGCTCATTTGCAGTGATAAAGTCCATTAACCCGCAGACCAATCCAGCATTCTGGAAAGGGCGCGAGTGAACACCAATCTATACTTCGTCAAGGTTGAATCAACCAATGGACTGACTTACCATAAGAATACTGCTTCTACGATAAACATAAGGTATTAGAGCGTAACCCAACCATATTTGATCGAATTGATAACCGCTTGTGTACGGTCGTCCACTTCCATCTTCTGCAGAATACTGCTGACATGGTTTTTTACTGTTTTTTCACTGATGAACAGGAATTCACCAATCATTTTGTTGCTCTTACCTTCTGCCATTAAGCGAAGCACTTCAGCCTCACGACGTGTGAGCGGGTTATTGTCACCAGCGACAAATTTAACGCCCGCTTCCTTCGAAGCTCCTTCACTCATCGCCCCTGTTTCATTAAGATACGTCATACGTCGCAGCTGCATGATCAGTTTGCCTGTTACTTTTGGATGGATGAACGCATGTCCTTCATGCACGGAACGAATCGCATTGATCAGAGACTCGGCCTCCATATCCTTCAGCAAGTATCCGTTAGCCCCTTTACGAAGCGTCTCAAACACATAACTTTCATCATCATGAATGGACAAGATAATGACTTTGACATCAGGGAACAGCTCACGCAATTTCTCCGTTGCTTCAACCCCATTTTCAATCGGCATGTTGATATCCATCAATACGATATCCGGTTTATCCTGATTGCAGAATTCGAGCACTTGAATTCCATCGCCGCATTCGCCGATGACCTCAATGTCGTCCTCCATATTTAAAATGCGTTTCAGTCCCTCACGGAACAGCTGATGATCATCAGCCAAAAGAACTTTAATCGATGCTTTACCAGTATCACGGTTTTCCATCATCCTGCTACTCCTTTCCCTTATCCACGTTTGTCGGGATATGAATCACTATTTTGGTTCCTTGATTTTCTCCGGACTCAATCTCTATTCTTCCTTCTAACAGTTCAACCCGTTCTCTCATCCCAATCAGACCGAAGTGGGTATGATCCTTGCTTTTCTTTGCAAGAAGCTCCGGTTTGAACCCAAGCCCATTGTCCTGAACGACAATTTTGACGAGCTGAGCCTGGTATGTAATTTCCACTACAACATAAGTGGGATAAGCATGCTTTGCAGCATTCGACAGACCTTCCTGCACGAGGCGGTAGATCGCTGCCTCCATCGCGGAAGATAAACGGTGTTCCTTACCTCTTGTTTCAAAAAGCGACCGGATTTTTGTTTTTACCTCAAAATCCTGCACATACTTCCGAAGCGTTGGAATCAGTCCCAGATCATCCAGTGCCATAGGACGCAGATTGAAAATAACTTTTCTCATTTCTTCAAGACTGGAACGAACCTGGCCTTTCAAATCTACTATTTCGGCCTGGACCATCTTAAAATCCTGCTTAATGAGCATTCTTTCTACAATTTCCGTCCTAAGCACTAGATTTGCGAGCATCTGTGCAGGCCCGTCATGAATCTCACGAGCAATACGTTTCCGCTCTTCTTCCTGGGCCAAAATTATTTTCAAACCAATCATTTGTCGATTCTTGGCAGATTCGATGATCCGGGTCACTTGACCCAGTTCACCTGACAGGTATTCGAGTACAACACCCATCTGCGAACCGATGGTCTCGGCACGCTCTACAGAAGCTTCCACATTTTTGGCACGCTTCTGCAGATCATCCCGACGGGCTTTCAGATACATTTCCTTCTCACGATAAATCATCAGATCCAGCTGCAGCTGTGTTGCTTTCTCGTACGCCTGCTTGATATCATGCTCGGAATAACGGACAAAGTCGCGGCTAACCTCAGTCAGCCGGATCCGGGAACGGCGGTAGTTCAACTCCAATTGATCTACTTTCTCGATCGTTTCCGCCGTTTCCTTCAGTACCGACTTCAACTCCTCGTTGAGTGTCTTCAGCTCATCGCGAGTTGCGTCCATAATTTCGAACATTTGATATTTGCTGTTTTCCATGACTTGTATGGCGTTTTTAATGACGCGGTCTATGGCATCGGCTTGTAAATCCACGTTTGTTCGACTCCATTTCTATCGTTTCCGGTATATATCATACCATATCACGATGAGATGGTAACGGTCTTCGTTTTCTGTTCCCATTTTACAGTGAGTCCAAGCTGCTCGGAAACGAGTCTGAGTGGGACTAAAGTCCTACCACCCGTTACGTATGGTGCAACAGTTGCGCTTTGTCTTTTACCATTTAGAATGAATTCTTTCTGCCCTACAACCAGATCAATCAGCTTGCTACCACGTAATACTGTGATCCGCTGATTTTTGCTATCCCAGCTTGCCTGACCACCAAAAGCGTCCAAAACATGTTTGATTGGCACATACGTCGTACCATTTTTCAGGACTGGTGCTGCATCAATTGCTTTTTTCGTTCCATTCACCGTCATCGATTTCTGTCCAAGCACAAGCGAAGCTGTTCCCGTAGGCAATCCAACTTCACTGGACTTGGAAGGCATCGTGAATGCGATATTGTCAAAAGCAACCGTACCTGTCTTCGCGCGCTCATCCTGACCCTCTTCCACATTCACCACATAAACTCGCTTCAGCTTCGCCGGATAGGCGATATTCAGTCCGTTCAGGTCCACGCTCAGCTTCTTCCATCCGCTCCAGTCAATCGCTTTAGCAAGATCGGCATATACCGTTTTGCCATTGGCATCCGTGAATTCAGCGCGCAACCAGTTCAGGCTCTTATCTCCCATAACATCCATCGACATTGATGTCGCTGCAGCAGATACCTCTCTGCCGGTAGAACCATTCAGTTGTGCATAAGCATACATTTTACCTGTTCCAGCAGTCATGTCATAACCAAGTTGCAATACATTGGAGCCGGCTTTTTCACCCGTTCCTGCTGTAACAGTTGCCGATCCGGTCACACCCGCTGCGTTTGTCGTGAAGTTGATCGGATAGCTCACATTTTCGAAGTTCTCCCAGATCGTTTCGCTTGCAGAAGCCGAGAGTACAACGACTGTGCTGTAACCATCATAACGTCCAATCGCATATCCCACTTGTGCACCAGAGTTGACCGAAGATACGGTTAATTGGTCCGCCGTAACTTTACCTTTGAACCCGATAAATTCCCATGTCAGCGAATCGGCCGGAACTGTCACACTTTGTCCGCTCTTCGTTGTTGCCGTTACAGGAATGGACATCGTTGTGCCCGCTTTGAGCGAACCGAGACCTGATCCTGCTGTCAGAGAAGCCAATTCACTTCCACCCAGTACCGATACTTTAATGGAAGATGAAGCTCCATTGCTCGTTGCCGTCAGCGTTGCTGTGCCTGGTTTTACGCCTTTGATCGTGCCGTTGCTGACACTCACAATGCCGTTGTTGCTAGATTTCCAAGACATGCTGATATCACCTGTTGCGATCGGGTTGTAGTAGGTGTCATATCCTTTGGCTGTGTACTTGCCCTCTTGCCCCACCAGCAACGTTTGGCTGCCACTCACGGCAAAGCCCTTCAGTTTACCTGCTGGAGCCGTAGAGAACACACCCAGCGTGTTTACAACCTGACGTTGCTCGGTGCCATACTCTGTGTTGAACGTCAGACCTGCGGTCTGCTCACCTAACGGACGTGTTACCATCGTTGTGGAGCCGCCACCGTCCAGGTTCATACCTTTCCAGACACCCACGCTGGTCATAAAGGATTGCAGTTCTGTCAGCGACATCCCGCTGCTGTTACTGTTTTTCTCCGCTGCAATGATGTAGACATACCGACCATCCTGAGAGTAGCCTACTGCCGTTCTTGCACGAATTCCACCAATACCGGACGCAGCGATATCCCGGGAGAAGGAAGCCGCCTTGCCACCGTTCACCAAAATGGTATGACCACCAATCATCATCTCCAGATTACTTGGATCAACCGATTGCCCGGTTGTTTTGGCTTTCAGCTTGTAATCCGCATCCAAGGTTTGCCCAACAGAGAGATGGCTCATGATCCATGTCGCTGCTGTTCCATGCGCACGCAAAATGTACCCATCCTGCGGCACCGTCATGTTTAACGCTTTTTTATCCGAGATTTGGGTAATGACTCCGTTCTGCACAAGAACCTCTGTTGGCGTTGTGGAAGGGTCATTCGGACGTTTAGTGGAGGTCCATGCCGGTGTATAAATATACATAGAGTTGGCATGACTATATTTCACCGCGCCCGACTCTACCGTATAATCCTCTTTATTTATCCCACGCAAAGCAAAGGTTGAACCATCCTGGGCCTTCACCGTTCCATCAAAAGAATACTCGTCGATCATCGGTTTACCGTCCTTGGTCACCGTGAGTGCATACATGCCCGACAGTTCGGAAGGTGTGGAGACCAGTACGCCATCAGAGACCTGTCCACCAATCGGCGCGAGTTCACCGGATACGTTGAAGTAATCACCATTCACAGCAGCCACTGCACCATTTTCCTTGGCCATGGCACCTGTGCTCTGTTTGCTGTTCAGATTACCGCCCTTGCCTGTCATCACATCCAGCTTCACATACGGGTTCTGCAGATCCACCTGGACCACATCCGCCAGTACGTTGACCTTGGAACCGGAACGTGTTGTCGTATATCTGTATTTCATGAGCTTCGCACCGGAAGTCAAAATTTCTTCACTCAACTTACTTGTATTCGTAGATGCCGCTGCGGCCACCGATTGCCACGAAGTGCCAGACCACATCTGTTCACCTGCGCTCATCACCGGTGCAATCCAGATTACACCCGCCAGCGTCACAATTGCCCATTTCTTCACCTTACTGCTCTTAACGTCTTCCAGCTGTTTCCCATGTTTCCCCAGCATGTCTGAAACGTCTCTCCCATCTTGTATATCAATCTTAGACATCACGAACACTGCCAAGTAGGCAGCCGATAGCGAGATCCCTAGTATACTCTTCTATTAATAGACTGCTTTTAGTGGAAAAAGTTACGCCACTAGCTAACTTTGAGGATATTCTTGGCAAAAAAGAACCCAGGCGCAGCATTATCTGCACACCTGAGTTCTACCTGAACAATGATTTATGTTGAATCCTATTCTAATTCTGGAAAAAAAATTTCGGGAAGCTCTCTATTGGTTTCCTCGTAGTTAGCATCAATGTTAAATTCATCACTATAATTCCAGTGCCCATTGGCATAATCAAGATAGAGGAGTGCATTATACTCAGGACTATGCTGCTCTCCATTCTCTGAAATGCTACTCCATTGCAACGTAGCATGGACAACGGCTTGCTTCTCCCCAAGAAACACGACACGTTCGTTGGACATACGGTGCGTAGCATCTTCATATTCAAAAGAAGCCTTTTTGCTTTTCTCCCAAGTCATCCAGTCAGCAAGAGCATCTGCATTTCTTTGCTCAATCTTATATGGCGAAGTATATTTATATGTTAAATCATAATCTTCCTGATTCAGGGCTTCATAATATATCCTCAGATCTGACAATACGCTTTGTTGCTTTTCTTTAA of Paenibacillus sp. FSL R5-0517 contains these proteins:
- a CDS encoding sensor histidine kinase, whose protein sequence is MDLQADAIDRVIKNAIQVMENSKYQMFEIMDATRDELKTLNEELKSVLKETAETIEKVDQLELNYRRSRIRLTEVSRDFVRYSEHDIKQAYEKATQLQLDLMIYREKEMYLKARRDDLQKRAKNVEASVERAETIGSQMGVVLEYLSGELGQVTRIIESAKNRQMIGLKIILAQEEERKRIAREIHDGPAQMLANLVLRTEIVERMLIKQDFKMVQAEIVDLKGQVRSSLEEMRKVIFNLRPMALDDLGLIPTLRKYVQDFEVKTKIRSLFETRGKEHRLSSAMEAAIYRLVQEGLSNAAKHAYPTYVVVEITYQAQLVKIVVQDNGLGFKPELLAKKSKDHTHFGLIGMRERVELLEGRIEIESGENQGTKIVIHIPTNVDKGKE
- a CDS encoding stalk domain-containing protein, whose product is MLGKHGKQLEDVKSSKVKKWAIVTLAGVIWIAPVMSAGEQMWSGTSWQSVAAAASTNTSKLSEEILTSGAKLMKYRYTTTRSGSKVNVLADVVQVDLQNPYVKLDVMTGKGGNLNSKQSTGAMAKENGAVAAVNGDYFNVSGELAPIGGQVSDGVLVSTPSELSGMYALTVTKDGKPMIDEYSFDGTVKAQDGSTFALRGINKEDYTVESGAVKYSHANSMYIYTPAWTSTKRPNDPSTTPTEVLVQNGVITQISDKKALNMTVPQDGYILRAHGTAATWIMSHLSVGQTLDADYKLKAKTTGQSVDPSNLEMMIGGHTILVNGGKAASFSRDIAASGIGGIRARTAVGYSQDGRYVYIIAAEKNSNSSGMSLTELQSFMTSVGVWKGMNLDGGGSTTMVTRPLGEQTAGLTFNTEYGTEQRQVVNTLGVFSTAPAGKLKGFAVSGSQTLLVGQEGKYTAKGYDTYYNPIATGDISMSWKSSNNGIVSVSNGTIKGVKPGTATLTATSNGASSSIKVSVLGGSELASLTAGSGLGSLKAGTTMSIPVTATTKSGQSVTVPADSLTWEFIGFKGKVTADQLTVSSVNSGAQVGYAIGRYDGYSTVVVLSASASETIWENFENVSYPINFTTNAAGVTGSATVTAGTGEKAGSNVLQLGYDMTAGTGKMYAYAQLNGSTGREVSAAATSMSMDVMGDKSLNWLRAEFTDANGKTVYADLAKAIDWSGWKKLSVDLNGLNIAYPAKLKRVYVVNVEEGQDERAKTGTVAFDNIAFTMPSKSSEVGLPTGTASLVLGQKSMTVNGTKKAIDAAPVLKNGTTYVPIKHVLDAFGGQASWDSKNQRITVLRGSKLIDLVVGQKEFILNGKRQSATVAPYVTGGRTLVPLRLVSEQLGLTVKWEQKTKTVTISS
- a CDS encoding response regulator transcription factor; protein product: MENRDTGKASIKVLLADDHQLFREGLKRILNMEDDIEVIGECGDGIQVLEFCNQDKPDIVLMDINMPIENGVEATEKLRELFPDVKVIILSIHDDESYVFETLRKGANGYLLKDMEAESLINAIRSVHEGHAFIHPKVTGKLIMQLRRMTYLNETGAMSEGASKEAGVKFVAGDNNPLTRREAEVLRLMAEGKSNKMIGEFLFISEKTVKNHVSSILQKMEVDDRTQAVINSIKYGWVTL